TTATAAGATTCTTGCTCAACCTTAATGGACTTTGGTGATATGGTTTTAAGCCAAGAAATGAGCAATACAATGGCAACAAGGAAAATCAGTATGCTTTTATAATTTTTCAACACTATGTTTTTTATTTTTAGCTTCAATGAATAGCCCCCGATATAAAAATATCTTTTATTATATAGCCATTAAAAATCCCGCTGTGTTAGATTACATAAAATGTCATAAATTAATGTTTATACAAAGGATATAGTAGGGGATATAATAGCGTTATTTTATAAAAAAGAAAACTGCCTTAGAAAGAAGTTGACGGAATTTTTCAAGAAAATAAGCATAACAGTGATATAGTTATGCTGTTAGAATAAAAGGAATACATTTTACATAATTAAGCTGAAAACTCTTTAATTTATCTACATTAATATCTTTATTGTTATATACAACTTATTGATAGGCGGTGATTTTTTGAGCTTCAATGAGACCCCCCGTGCCAACAGATTACATATCGGGTTTTACGGAAGGCGAAACGCAGGAAAATCAAGTTTAATAAATCTTTTAACAGGACAAAATACGGCTCTCGTCTCCGAGTTTGCGGGAACTACAACAGACCCAGTTATAAAGAGCATGGAGCTTCCTCCTCTTGGCCCCATTACTATTATTGACACTGCCGGGCTTGATGATGAGGGGAGTCTTGGAGAGCTTAGAATTTCGAAATCGAAAAAAATGATGGAGCAAACTGATCTCGCCATTCTTGTAATACCTGCTCATTGTGCCGAGAATATTGAAGATGAAAAACTTTGGTTAAACGATTTAATCACTATGGATATCCCCGTGCTCGGCGTTATAAACCAAATAAAGGAATCAACTACAGAAAAAATAACCTCTATTAAAGAAACTATTGAAAAAGAGTTAGGAATTCCTTTTATTGTGCTCTCCTCTCTTGATAAAAGGGATAGAGCAGAACTCCTTTCTGCAATAGTACAAAATGCTCCTACAGCTTTTGAGAGCTCAACGCTTGTCGGCGACCTTTTTTCACCAGGCGCACTTGTAGTCCTAGTCATGCCACAAGATATTCAAGCTCCAAAGGGACGTCTTATACTTCCACAAGTACAAGTAATGCGCGATATTCTTGATAACGAAGGATTTGTCTTGGCATCTTCCGTAGACAAACTCCCCATGCTTCTGGATTCGCTAAAAAATCCTCCTGATTTAGTTATCACTGATTCACAGTATTTCTCCGAAGTGAATAGCTTGTTGCATGAAAATATTCCTTTAACATCTTTTTCCATTATTTACGCGAGAAATAAGGGAGATTTGGACTTATTTATTCATGGTGCAAAGTTTATTGCCAACTTAAAAGAATATGACAAGGTTCTTATAGCCGAAGCTTGTACACATGCTCCTCTTACAGAAGACATAGGAAGAGAGAAAATTCCACGCTGGCTGAAGACTAAATTTGGAGAAAATTTACAAGTTGATATCGTATCCGGGATTGACTTTCCTGATAACCTTAAAGAATACGCTCTTATAATCCATTGTGGTGGCTGTATGTTTACTCGAAAACAGCTTATGTCGCGCCTTATAAAGGCAGACAACCTCGATATTCCCATAACTAACTATGGTTTGACTATTGCTTTTCTCAATAATATTTTAGACCGTTCAACCGAAATATTC
This portion of the Synergistaceae bacterium genome encodes:
- the hydF gene encoding [FeFe] hydrogenase H-cluster maturation GTPase HydF, with protein sequence MSFNETPRANRLHIGFYGRRNAGKSSLINLLTGQNTALVSEFAGTTTDPVIKSMELPPLGPITIIDTAGLDDEGSLGELRISKSKKMMEQTDLAILVIPAHCAENIEDEKLWLNDLITMDIPVLGVINQIKESTTEKITSIKETIEKELGIPFIVLSSLDKRDRAELLSAIVQNAPTAFESSTLVGDLFSPGALVVLVMPQDIQAPKGRLILPQVQVMRDILDNEGFVLASSVDKLPMLLDSLKNPPDLVITDSQYFSEVNSLLHENIPLTSFSIIYARNKGDLDLFIHGAKFIANLKEYDKVLIAEACTHAPLTEDIGREKIPRWLKTKFGENLQVDIVSGIDFPDNLKEYALIIHCGGCMFTRKQLMSRLIKADNLDIPITNYGLTIAFLNNILDRSTEIFTNKEIK